One window of the Trypanosoma brucei gambiense DAL972 chromosome 5, complete sequence genome contains the following:
- a CDS encoding DNA repair protein, putative: MPQTVSSRIAECCTAADSDGGSAQLCVVSIGFDIECITANIVRRVVEACNLPSPNACVSCVVLPDGTGDSVLLRVASTLTRILSNNDSTVHNDNSVAVVNVHAVLEGTMPRQRCTYYQSGGIVVLCSRVLCADLLHRRVARELIGCVVVLLRRQRVDGIAHTVGFCGEILLRGGGPLLLPTHRKHPPFILLSDDPFFVRYAIQHPRVRQEPFLVQVRVDNVLLFPRFRLDIMRHFENVASQRPLIVDRFTVNMARTTYILDDLLCKVIMEIVTELHEVCKRMGPSGCCRNHSCFPNSNDQAPRNAHKRGASNTRSGIADGDEPHSRLDPLSQRQRLDHCSGGQPNGSPPGYSRKPWVVSAKRAVINFAGILYENAININDRSLDDDLHYALRTHDTGWPYGKLCESLIDLRKLRRIVRSGSPYAAVLELEELLMERTPRFAGPSLRTGWATVQHPDALWTLSQHFSSITKLFVYRIGEVKEVSNTTPQCGGCTSRTYINVDTATPASVEDEDSSKVIVIDGDDTNTDSGTDDDDDDDNDDVLCVSEVRPKRFLVPRVDEVDPCMELTNRLTMNWGRDAHRKQVIAASALSSDDPLKVKPRVLMVVVFGRMAFQRYSCRLAYSLADFQALDLDCFVTMYQGRHGAKQQRYTQNPTPEASDAAKLRTWFFHHKVESVDDDVEHKAGEGADDDTEKQGGLDNSTTFSKDPSFLFSDKCSVLGGPRGSDNVGLSTSTDGTSHLNESGRNCGHNGVSLHCLIMKQGQSLSSMHRSQGGLRNGSDGPTDAVTASAAPGSSTCILKFDYARDSVARLTFHSCEGDSSPSALPLHVAVVDGNKLCVSSLVEFIKGTHSALTPDSTDDDGAPADSLRVVRIIVVEQQLRFMRMLEMAQDVLSPQHLKNLRVQVLVERSPASSSAPSSQTGGGTLPEDPVVAEEQEAFAALAHAKATLPATLIADRNTVRLVEERLDSAILDEGRVRRGRRPSRNGLTLLVEDEDTNGTSAKGGSGGAPLVVFDEREFRSRLPYELYCRGIDLVPLTLLTGDYVLSPTYALERKSLLDFIHSLHTGRVNSQLSRLSRSYDHPMLLIEFDRSTPFRLSFGLAGSVGEHSETGLFSRIARIFTSFPRVHVIWTRDATQSASFIHSMKRTCASESIDPSAPYLTCATVDYYCPAGAKESSHYATRVLSCFPGVTPKNLQRVMALCGSLAGLGTVEEEALAGVMGSAAARELYAFIHGESVPPTQT; the protein is encoded by the coding sequence ATGCCACAGACTGTTAGCAGCCGGATTGCAGAATGTTGCACTGCTGCCGATAGCGATGGCGGGAGCGCGCAGTTATGCGTTGTGAGTATTGGCTTCGATATTGAGTGCATAACAGCCAATATTGTGCGCCGTGTGGTGGAAGCTTGCAACCTACCGTCACCCAATGCATGTGTTTCATGTGTTGTTCTTCCTGACGGTACGGGGGATAGCGTCCTTCTACGAGTGGCAAGCACACTCACTCGCATTCTTtctaataatgatagtactGTTCATAATGATAACTCGGTGGCAGTGGTGAATGTACACGCCGTGTTAGAGGGAACCATGCCGCGGCAACGTTGCACTTACTACCAGAGTGGAGGTATTGTGGTGTTATGCAGCCGAGTATTGTGCGCTGATTTGCTGCATCGCCGCGTTGCGCGTGAGTTGATTGGGTGCGTTGTGGTGCTGTTGCGGAGACAGCGGGTGGATGGCATCGCTCATACAGTGGGTTTTTGTGGCGAAATCCTTCTTCGAGGTGGAGgacccctcctccttccgaCACACCGAAAGCATCCACCCTTCATCCTTCTTTCTGATGATCCCTTCTTTGTGCGCTACGCCATTCAGCATCCGCGGGTTCGGCAGGAGCCCTTTCTAGTTCAGGTACGCGTAGATAAtgtgctgctgtttccacGCTTTCGCCTGGACATCATGCGACACTTTGAAAATGTGGCGTCTCAGCGACCACTAATAGTGGACCGCTTCACCGTTAATATGGCTAGGACGACTTACATTCTTGATGACTTGCTCTGTAAGGTTATCATGGAGATTGTGACAGAACTTCATGAGGTGTGTAAACGTATGGGTCCTTCAGGCTGTTGCCGAAACCACAGCTGCTTTCCTAATTCTAATGACCAAGCACCCAGAAACGCGCATAAGAGAGGCGCGTCTAATACCCGTAGTGGCATCGCTGACGGTGATGAACCGCACTCCCGACTGGACCCCTTATCGCAGCGTCAGAGGTTGGACCACTGTTCCGGAGGTCAACCCAACGGATCACCCCCCGGCTACAGCAGAAAACCGTGGGTGGTGTCTGCGAAGCGGGCTGTCATTAACTTTGCCGGTATTTTGTACGAGAACGCGATAAACATCAATGATCGAAGTTTGGATGATGATCTTCACTATGCATTAAGAACACACGACACAGGCTGGCCATACGGGAAACTGTGTGAAAGTCTTATCGACCTGAGAAAACTTCGGCGCATAGTGCGGTCCGGTTCTCCCTATGCGGCCGTGCTGGAGTTGGAAGAGCTACTGATGGAACGAACCCCTCGGTTTGCAGGTCCTAGTTTGAGAACAGGGTGGGCGACGGTTCAGCATCCGGATGCCCTTTGGACACTGTCTCAGCACTTTTCTTCCATTACGAAACTCTTCGTGTACCGTATAGGTGAGGTGAAGGAGGTGAGCAACACCACCCCACAATGTGGCGGTTGCACGTCTAGAACGTATATCAACGTGGACACTGCGACCCCAGCCAGTGTGGAGGATGAAGACTCCAGCAAGGTCATTGTcattgatggtgatgataccAACACCGACAGTGGCactgacgatgatgatgacgacgacAACGATGATGTACTCTGTGTGTCAGAAGTTAGGCCCAAGCGCTTTCTTGTTCCCCGGGTTGACGAGGTGGATCCATGCATGGAGCTTACAAATCGGCTCACAATGAACTGGGGGAGAGATGCACATCGCAAACAAGTGATTGCGGCATCTGCTTTGTCTTCAGACGATCCGCTGAAGGTAAAACCACGGGTTTTGatggttgttgtgtttggtcGTATGGCTTTCCAGCGGTACTCCTGTCGGCTTGCTTATTCACTGGCCGACTTCCAGGCGTTGGACTTGGATTGTTTTGTGACGATGTACCAAGGAAGGCACGGTGCAAAACAGCAGCGGTACACACAGAATCCAACACCAGAGGCTTCCGATGCGGCGAAGCTGCGTACATGGTTTTTTCATCACAAAGTAGAAAGTGTGGATGATGATGTCGAGCACAAAGCAGGTGAGGGTGCCGACGACGATACCGAGAAGCAGGGTGGCTTGGATAATTCCACTACTTTCTCAAAAGACCccagcttccttttttcagaTAAATGTAGTGTCTTGGGAGGGCCTCGCGGGAGTGACAACGTCGGTTTGAGCACATCCACAGATGGTACATCGCATTTAAATGAAAGTGGTCGCAACTGCGGCCATAACGGCGTATCCTTGCATTGCTTGATTATGAAACAAGGCCAATCACTGTCGTCCATGCATCGCTCACAAGGAGGTTTGCGGAATGGGAGCGATGGACCAACGGACGCCGTAACAGCTTCGGCGGCGCCTGGATCGAGCACTTGCATCTTGAAGTTTGACTATGCTCGGGACAGTGTTGCACGGCTGACTTTCCATTCGTGTGAAGGTGACTCttcaccatcggcactgccACTGCACGTGGCTGTGGTGGATGGGAACAAATTGTGTGTGTCAAGTCTCGTTGAGTTCATAAAGGGGACACACAGTGCACTCACTCCTGATAGCACCGATGACGACGGGGCGCCTGCTGATTCATTGAGGGTAGTCAGGATTATTGTCGTTGAGCAGCAGCTGCGTTTCATGCGTATGCTTGAGATGGCACAAGATGTGTTATCACCTCAACATTTGAAAAATCTTCGCGTTCAGGTTTTGGTGGAGCGATCGCCTGCGTCATCGTCTGCACCTTCATCGCAAACTGGCGGCGGTACTCTTCCTGAGGATCCTGTGGTGGCTGAGGAGCAAGAAGCTTTTGCCGCGCTCGCGCATGCGAAGGCAACCCTTCCGGCAACGCTAATCGCTGATCGAAATACCGTTCGTTTAGTGGAGGAGCGTCTCGATTCTGCCATACTCGACGAGGGGCGAGTCCGCAGGGGGCGCCGCCCTTCCCGGAATGGTTTGACTTTGCTCGTTGAAGATGAAGATACCAACGGTACTTCAGCAAAGGGTGGCAGTGGAGGAGCTCCCcttgttgtgtttgatgAGCGTGAATTTCGGTCTAGACTGCCTTATGAACTGTACTGCCGTGGAATTGACTTAGTCCCACTCACTCTTTTAACCGGAGACTATGTTCTTTCTCCAACTTACGCGCTTGAGCGCAAGAGTTTGCTAGACTTCATTCACTCACTTCACACTGGACGTGTTAATTCCCAGCTTTCACGTCTTTCCCGGTCTTATGATCACCCTATGCTACTTATTGAGTTTGACCGCAGCACTCCCTTCCGACTCTCCTTTGGACTCGCTGGCAGTGTGGGAGAACATAGTGAGACCGGTTTGTTTTCTCGAATCGCTCGGATCTTCACCTCCTTCCCGCGGGTACACGTAATTTGGACTCGTGATGCAACACAGTCCGCAAGTTTCATTCATTCTATGAAACGCACATGCGCCAGTGAGTCGATTGATCCGAGTGCCCCATATTTGACTTGCGCAACTGTTGATTACTATTGCCCAGCGGGGGCAAAGGAATCTTCGCATTACGCCACGCGCGTGCTTTCCTGCTTTCCGGGGGTTACACCAAAGAATTTGCAGCGTGTCATGGCACTTTGTGGTTCGCTAGCCGGCTTGGGAACCGTTGAAGAAGAGGCCCTTGCAGGTGTAATGGGGAGCGCTGCTGCCAGGGAACTTTATGCCTTTATACATGGGGAATCTGTGCCACCTACTCAGACATAA
- a CDS encoding sphingomyelin phosphodiesterase, putative, protein MAAEITVLTFNLWGIFNSKHRAERMAHFASKVEDYDIILLQEQFSESDFDIIIQNMPEEVRRTRYFKRYPTAFYGSGIAVISRFPVKSGVLFTFPLQGFPEQVLHGDYYANKGAAMLCISVPCNNDVEASGGSVMRRDVLVYSTHLVAVYQVPSQLRDWRDEVYLAVRLSQAISFANFIIATSNPTDHIIIGGDFNSELTSMEIRTMLILLRGHGYCLRSVLPVAKRPEEGMSEHECIENLARMTFSYENKFTCTDGKIITHGAYSPVQIDHIFISFNTLQLCSYEDCPGADAKYPFKQIMDGQELPAGVVVFRRNDEVFLGSQSRPGSSPRGTAGVRPVPLGEQEAKEMSCPLSDHYGVAARLRLLTEEEKNGSSGKVSSRATASKLTEEDEASLCEAVSFLEHSVKRLKRESRKYIMLSIVFAVIMMLCIIYMVARPYLQMHPTRSTLKNIISLCHHNEHPNLKGIGDTSQQRGGTVRRIEQFLKDTFSLNLEGSRGKTQAVELREQDYEAVASVLHGAGLHNIFFPLVAVVASIMSFCCLVIALLNRKSYAKIISDQITELGNSFLRHEMHKGNGCK, encoded by the coding sequence ATGGCTGCGGAGATAACTGTTCTAACTTTTAACCTCTGGGGTATCTTTAACTCCAAGCACCGTGCTGAACGCATGGCACACTTCGCCAGCAAAGTAGAGGATTATGATATCATTTTACTTCAGGAGCAGTTCTCAGAGTCTGACTTCGATATCATTATCCAAAATATGCCAGAGGAGGTTCGACGCACGCGTTACTTCAAACGGTACCCGACTGCATTTTACGGATCAGGTATTGCGGTCATATCGCGGTTTCCTGTCAAGTCCGGTGTGCTCTTCACTTTTCCGCTTCAGGGATTTCCGGAGCAAGTGCTGCATGGCGACTACTACGCAAATAAGGGAGCAGCGATGCTCTGTATCAGTGTCCCGTGTAACAATGACGTGGAGGCGAGTGGTGGCAGTGTGATGCGCCGTGATGTACTGGTGTACAGTACACATCTTGTAGCCGTGTATCAGGTGCCCTCTCAACTGCGTGACTGGCGGGATGAAGTATACCTCGCCGTTCGGTTGAGCCAGGCGATTTCGTTTGCCAACTTCATCATAGCAACATCAAATCCCACTGATCATATCATCATTGGTGGAGACTTTAACTCGGAACTCACTTCAATGGAGATACGTACCATGCTGATATTGCTCCGGGGGCACGGCTACTGCCTCCGCTCCGTACTTCCAGTTGCAAAAAGACCAGAAGAAGGCATGAGCGAGCATGAATGTATTGAAAATCTTGCGCGAATGACTTTTTCCTACGAAAATAAGTTCACATGTACAGACGGGAAAATAATTACTCACGGTGCTTATTCGCCTGTGCAAATCGATCATATATTCATATCGTTCAACACGTTACAGCTATGCTCTTACGAGGATTGTCCAGGTGCCGATGCCAAGTATCCCTTTAAGCAGATTATGGATGGACAGGAGTTACCCGCTGGTGTGGTAGTCTTCAGACGAAACGACGAGGTGTTCTTGGGTTCACAATCGAGACCTGGGTCATCGCCAAGGGGTACAGCTGGCGTGAGGCCCGTACCTTTAGGAGAGCAGGAGGCGAAGGAAATGAGTTGCCCACTTTCAGACCACTACGGCGTCGCAGCTCGGCTGAGGTTGCTtacggaggaggagaaaaatggGAGTTCTGGTAAGGTCTCTTCCAGAGCAACGGCCTCCAAATTGACAGAAGAGGATGAGGCGTCTCTATGTGAAGCTGTCAGCTTCCTCGAGCACTCTGTAAAGCGCCTGAAGAGGGAAAGCCGCAAGTATATCATGTTAAGCATTGTTTTTGCAGTTATTATGATGTTATGTATTATTTATATGGTTGCCCGCCCCTATTTGCAGATGCACCCAACGCGATCAACGCTAAAGAACATCATATCGTTGTGCCATCACAATGAGCATCCCAACCTGAAGGGAATAGGTGATACTTCACAACAGAGGGGGGGAACTGTACGCCGAATTGAACAATTTTTGAAAGACACATTTTCGTTGAATCTGGAAGGTTCGAGAGGTAAGACCCAGGCGGTTGAGTTACGTGAACAAGACTACGAAGCAGTCGCTTCAGTGCTTCATGGTGCTGGTCTTCACAacatcttctttcctcttgttgctgttgttgcttctatAATGAGCTTCTGCTGCCTCGTCATCGCACTTCTAAACAGAAAAAGCTACGCCAAAATTATTTCTGATCAGATAACTGAGCTTGGAAATAGCTTTCTGCGGCATGAAATGCATAAAGGTAATGGTTGTAAATGA